GGACTTAAGGCGCAGAACCTCACGAGTTGCTGCTGGACTGAGAGAAATCATGGAACACCTGCTTACAAAAATGTTAACCCATTTTTAGATTACCAGGGGGAATGGGTTCTAGTCATGCAGGTGTACGAGAATAGTCATCTTGGAACCGAATAATATCATCCTCTCCCAAATATTCTCCATTCTGGACTTCGATTAATACAAGGGGAATGACACCGGGATTTTCCAAACGGTGAGACATACATTGAGGAACATAAGTAGATTGATTCGAGAATAAAATTTCTTCACAATCCCCACACACAACCCTAGCAGTTCCTGCCACAACAATCCAGTGTTCACTGCGATGATGGTGCATTTGTAAACTCAGCCGATGACCGGGTTTGACTTCAATGCGCTTAATTTTATATCCTGGCCCTTCTTCGAGTGTCGTAAATGAACCCCAAGGTCTCAATTCTGTTGTGGCATTACATACAGTCGGGAGATTCTCGGTTGAGGGTTTAGAATTTTCAACAATTTCCTGGGCTACTACCATGATTCTATTTC
This is a stretch of genomic DNA from Planktothrix tepida PCC 9214. It encodes these proteins:
- a CDS encoding cupin domain-containing protein produces the protein MVVAQEIVENSKPSTENLPTVCNATTELRPWGSFTTLEEGPGYKIKRIEVKPGHRLSLQMHHHRSEHWIVVAGTARVVCGDCEEILFSNQSTYVPQCMSHRLENPGVIPLVLIEVQNGEYLGEDDIIRFQDDYSRTPA